The following proteins are co-located in the Macaca nemestrina isolate mMacNem1 chromosome Y, mMacNem.hap1, whole genome shotgun sequence genome:
- the LOC139360963 gene encoding thymosin beta-4-like isoform X7 gives MSDKPDMAVIERFDKWKLKKTETHEKNPLPSKETIEQEKQAGES, from the exons ATGTCTGACAAACCTGATATGGCTGTGATCGAGAGATTCGATAAGTGGAAACTAAAGAAGACAGAAACGCATGAGAAAAATCCACTACCTTCCAAAGAAA CGATCGAACAGGAGAAGCAAGCAGGCGAGTCTTAA